In Candidatus Neomarinimicrobiota bacterium, the sequence ATGATGGGCCAAACCCTCTTCATAAATTCCGGTCTATGCGTAAAACCAAGGCTAACAAGAGAGCGGATACCATTGAAAAATTGGCCAAAGAAATTGCACTACCTAAAGCAGCTCTGACCGAAGATAGCAGAACAACGGATGCCTTTGAGCCGGATCTCGATAAATGATGGGCACCTTTTCAGGCTATTTGATGTTTTCACAGCTGGCAAGAAACTCACCCTTCGGCTATGCCTCAGGTTCGTAGGTTTTAAAGGCATGGGGGTAGCTCGGGCTTAGAAAAAGGTGGGGAGTCCGAAGACTCCCCGGACGATTATTTCTAATCCGTCGCTCCCATCTGGTTATCCCTTGGCAGGTTGCTCCTCAGCAGAGCCTGCCTCCGTTTCACCAGACCTCTTTACCTGCGATATGCAGGAATGATTTGTGTGTTTTCTTAGCGTGATTGTTTTTTTCTGGGTGCTGGTGAATACAGTTCCAGGAAGAGCTGTTCATCAAGCTGTGTGAGTTCTCGTTGTGCCGCAACGGTGAGTAACTCTGCTGCCATAACATTTAGTAAACGTAGGTTGCCGACACTATGCTCCACGAGCGCTGCCATGAGTGGCTTTGTCATTAGCTGTGTAGCACCAGCTTGTTCCAGGCAATACTCCAGATAATTTCGCAGATCCTTTTTGTCATAGGGGGAAAGTCGTCTTCTACATCTAATTCGACTTCCAAATGCAAGCAGCTCGTTACTACGGAATCGTTCAGGAAGTGTGAGATCACCGCAAATGATCACGGTCAACAAACATTCCGAGTCAAATTGAGCACTGCCCAGTAAACGCAATTCGTTAAGATTGCTTGTCATCATCTCCTGTGCTTCATCAATCAGGAGTATTGGCCTGAACAGGGTGGATTTGATGTGTTGTTTCCAACGCTCCCGAAGAGCCTTAAAACCGCCATATCTGTTGGCAGGAGTTAAATTGACACCAAACAAATCACCCATTTCACGGTAAAAATCTGCAAGACTGGATTGAGGTCTCTCCATAACACCGACAACCACGTTTTCCAGTCGTTCCAGATTATGGGCGAGGTATTGCAGATTCTTTGATTTACCAAGACCGGGTTCACCACACATAAGTGCGAAGCCACCATCCATAACCAGATTTTCAATTTGATAAAGGAATGTGTCTACACCGGGTGCTGGCCATAAAGAATGCACCGGGATATTTGGAAGGAACGGATTCCACTTAAGACCGAACAAATTAAGGAGACGTTTATTGTTCATTGGATACCTCCAAAGGAATATATGCAGGCGGGATTCCGGTGGCTGCATACTCTCCCAACAACTTACGTAGAAGCGGAGGATACGGGTCTGTCTTACCATCTGAATCCGGCAAGTCATCCAACATTGGAGCTATCGTTCGTCTTCTTCCTTCTGCATTTTTGACCTTATCTAGAGGGTATATTCTGGCAAGTATAGTGGCATCTCTTTCATCGACTAACCAGGCATGGCTAAGGTCCCAGCTTTGAAAGCGTATATGTAAACGATCGAAATGGCGGAAACGAGATGGAACTTCGAACCTGACTCCTTTTACCTGAATAGTACCATCACTTTTGCGTTGGACTCGGTTTTCCTGAATGGTAAAGGCGAAGGTCATGTTCTCGCTATCTGGAGTGGGGCGTGAAGAATCAGGACCTTTCAATAACTTATCCACGGGGCTACAGTTTATTTCCTGGTGACGGCTTCGATTATATTCCATCTCAGACCAGGCCTGGGTTGCATAATTTAATGTTTCAAGCGTTAATGGTTCAACCAAGGCAAGCATGGACATCAGTCGCCCCTCCAGTTGTCCCCAAAATGACTCCTGCTTCCCATTTTGATAAGGACTGTAAGGTAATGTTAAATCATGTTTTATGCTTAACCCAAGCAAACCATTTCGGGTCTCCCTGGCAATCATTGCAGCACCATTGTCTGTCATCAAGCTGCGAGGGAGACCTCTTTTCATAAAAGCCTGCATCATGCCATGCTGTAGTATCTCCGCTGTTTCCTGAACATACCACTGAATGTGACAGCACAACCGGGAGCAGTCATCAAGTATGCACAATGCAATGGGAGTGTGCCAGTCGCCTTTGTTGTCGGCTACCCTGAGTTTTCCTTTGTGGAAATCTAAATGCCAGAGGCCATGCACATGGGAAGACTCGTAGCTTCTCACTTCCATTTGTTCCAGGTGCGTTTCTGCCTTTTTCTGGCCATTGGTTTTGTTGCGGGGCGATTTCTTTTTATACCAACCTCGTTCTTTCATGCGCCTGCAGACACTGGAATACGAAGGAGGATTGCCAAGTTCTGGCTTTTCGTCGATTAAAGCAAGCAGGTTATCTGTGTGGAGCTGGTAGCTCCAATGGGGGAAGTTACAATATTGTTTACCCAGTTCCATGAGCAACTCATTGGACAATGCGGTCTTTTGACCGATATCTGAACGAGGCTTTCGGTCAAGGTCTTCCACAGGATTGTTCCCGTTCAACGCTTTATAATACCAGCGCTCGATAGTTGACGCACCAAAGGTGACAGATTCATCCTTACGTGGATGTTGATAGACCTTTTCTGCAAGGCTTTTGAGCTTCTTTCCAAGTTCTCCACGTTCTGGAGGACTTGCAAGAAGACCACCGACGATAGAAAAACGCAGTTGTGGCCACGATTCTATCCGGGATTGACTATTTCTTCTCATTTTATGGCTCCTGTCTGAATCCTGAGCTCTTCCTTATGAAGATCTGCTCGTTTTTTAACAAAAGCCACTCTACAGAATCGCTGAAAATGCGGAAGACCTATTCTTTTGCGGGAAGTTACTGCTCCATCATTTAAACGGTTACAAGGCCGGTTGCCAGTAACCTGAGGCACCTGATGAGTGCGCTTTCAGATGACGAACTGTGGTCACAATAATGTTTCACCAAAGATTCAGGTAGATTGTGGTTTCCCACTTCGACACCAAGGAGTCCACGTACTGTTTTCCACATACCGGTCTTTGGAAAAATCTCACGGAAATATGCAAGCCAGTTGTTGATGGTTGTTCGGTTAACTTCATACAGTTGCGCCAACAGGTTCTTACTATATTCCTGAGGCATATTTTGATTGAGAGTGGTGATGATTAAAATGGCTGCGCGAAAGTATACCCGGCGCCCCATGAAAATCGTTGACTTCGGGAGGGTTCTGCGACGACACTTCTCATTACTGCAGCAGAGACTGAAACGAATAGACAATTCGTCAGCAAGCGGTGGGCCGCCTCGTGGTTGACGTTGATAATTGGAGTAATGCAAAGTACTGCCGCAGAATGGACATCCGGCTTTCTGTTGTTGATCGGCCAAGTCAATATCAATACGGTGAAGAAGGTGAAATAGGTTGGGGCTTTGTAGTAATTCTGGTAACATTTTCCTGCCTTAGTGTTTTAGGCAGGAGCCCTCTTTGTATTTGCAAGGTACGTGAGGGGGCTCCTTACCTTTCCATCACATATCTCGCACATTTTAACTTTTTATTCCATCATTTATCGTGCTGACTCTCAGACCTTCTTCATACAGGCTTTGGAATGCAACTTTTTAGAGGTAAAATACCCCGTACCATCGAGATTGAGCAAATAGTAACCATCCATAAATACCATCTGCTCCAGGGCTTTGCCCCGTTGTAGTGCG encodes:
- a CDS encoding ATP-binding protein, with translation MNNKRLLNLFGLKWNPFLPNIPVHSLWPAPGVDTFLYQIENLVMDGGFALMCGEPGLGKSKNLQYLAHNLERLENVVVGVMERPQSSLADFYREMGDLFGVNLTPANRYGGFKALRERWKQHIKSTLFRPILLIDEAQEMMTSNLNELRLLGSAQFDSECLLTVIICGDLTLPERFRSNELLAFGSRIRCRRRLSPYDKKDLRNYLEYCLEQAGATQLMTKPLMAALVEHSVGNLRLLNVMAAELLTVAAQRELTQLDEQLFLELYSPAPRKKQSR
- a CDS encoding DDE-type integrase/transposase/recombinase; translated protein: MRRNSQSRIESWPQLRFSIVGGLLASPPERGELGKKLKSLAEKVYQHPRKDESVTFGASTIERWYYKALNGNNPVEDLDRKPRSDIGQKTALSNELLMELGKQYCNFPHWSYQLHTDNLLALIDEKPELGNPPSYSSVCRRMKERGWYKKKSPRNKTNGQKKAETHLEQMEVRSYESSHVHGLWHLDFHKGKLRVADNKGDWHTPIALCILDDCSRLCCHIQWYVQETAEILQHGMMQAFMKRGLPRSLMTDNGAAMIARETRNGLLGLSIKHDLTLPYSPYQNGKQESFWGQLEGRLMSMLALVEPLTLETLNYATQAWSEMEYNRSRHQEINCSPVDKLLKGPDSSRPTPDSENMTFAFTIQENRVQRKSDGTIQVKGVRFEVPSRFRHFDRLHIRFQSWDLSHAWLVDERDATILARIYPLDKVKNAEGRRRTIAPMLDDLPDSDGKTDPYPPLLRKLLGEYAATGIPPAYIPLEVSNEQ